The Ovis aries strain OAR_USU_Benz2616 breed Rambouillet chromosome 11, ARS-UI_Ramb_v3.0, whole genome shotgun sequence genome window below encodes:
- the PRR29 gene encoding proline-rich protein 29 isoform X1, which produces MASGIGGSWSHPAAQTAAPMPWVTILQPLPWTIPPPSPQPGRVKEGETTGVPHVVPCSARHILWAPPHPTPPIHSRAGCWGNDPGVASKGRRRAGGGLLNSGPLDLLELMMLQNVQMNQLFLSGQVAAVLNQGLSWTNSQEDSLPAEPPGKPKNTGVSLEIQQQEEKEPQEEGPLVFHHHYLPCTMPALGPLLPWSGPLLSTPLHQPRVQDSAEIQHHPPAPGKRGVRAVPPPPPPSATGTVGADVPPASDYYDAESP; this is translated from the exons ATGGCCTCAGGGATTGGAGGGAGCTGGAGTCACCCCGCAGCACAGACCGCAGCCCCAATG ccctgGGTGACCATTCTGCAGCCCCTCCCGTGGAccatcccacccccatccccgcaGCCAGGCCGCGTGAAGGAAGGTGAGACTACGGGAGTACCCCATGTTGTACCCTGCTCTGCCCGGCACATTCTCTgggcgcccccccaccccaccccacccatccacTCCCGGGCAGGATGCTGGGGAAATGACCCTGGCGTCGCCagcaagggcaggagaagggctgGCGGGGGCCTGCTGAACTCCGGTCCCTTAGATCTGCTGGAGCTGATGATGCTACAGAACGTTCAGATGAACCAGCTCTTTCTGAGTGGCCAGGTGGCAGCTGTGCTCAACCAGGGGCTTTCCTGGACTAACTCACAG gaggattctttaccagctgagccaccagggaagcccaagaatactgga GTCTCCTTGGAGATTcaacagcaggaggagaaggaacccCAGGAGGAGGGGCCTCTGGTTTTCCACCACCACTACCTGCCCTGCACCATGCctgccctgggccccctgctcccCTGGTCAGGCCCTCTCCTTTCCACTCCCCTACACCAGCCCCGCGTGCAGGATTCAGCTGAGATTCAGCACCACCCTCCTGCGCCTGGAAAAAGGGGGGT GAGAGcggtgcccccacccccaccgcccagTGCCACGGGAACTGTGGGTGCAGATGTACCTCCAGCTTCAG ACTATTACGATGCCGAGAGCCCATAG
- the PRR29 gene encoding proline-rich protein 29 isoform X2 yields the protein MASGIGGSWSHPAAQTAAPMPWVTILQPLPWTIPPPSPQPGRVKEDLLELMMLQNVQMNQLFLSGQVAAVLNQGLSWTNSQVSLEIQQQEEKEPQEEGPLVFHHHYLPCTMPALGPLLPWSGPLLSTPLHQPRVQDSAEIQHHPPAPGKRGVRAVPPPPPPSATGTVGADVPPASDYYDAESP from the exons ATGGCCTCAGGGATTGGAGGGAGCTGGAGTCACCCCGCAGCACAGACCGCAGCCCCAATG ccctgGGTGACCATTCTGCAGCCCCTCCCGTGGAccatcccacccccatccccgcaGCCAGGCCGCGTGAAGGAAG ATCTGCTGGAGCTGATGATGCTACAGAACGTTCAGATGAACCAGCTCTTTCTGAGTGGCCAGGTGGCAGCTGTGCTCAACCAGGGGCTTTCCTGGACTAACTCACAG GTCTCCTTGGAGATTcaacagcaggaggagaaggaacccCAGGAGGAGGGGCCTCTGGTTTTCCACCACCACTACCTGCCCTGCACCATGCctgccctgggccccctgctcccCTGGTCAGGCCCTCTCCTTTCCACTCCCCTACACCAGCCCCGCGTGCAGGATTCAGCTGAGATTCAGCACCACCCTCCTGCGCCTGGAAAAAGGGGGGT GAGAGcggtgcccccacccccaccgcccagTGCCACGGGAACTGTGGGTGCAGATGTACCTCCAGCTTCAG ACTATTACGATGCCGAGAGCCCATAG
- the LOC114116836 gene encoding intercellular adhesion molecule 2 isoform X1, which translates to MSPFGGWGMLTAFLVLLCCRGSGVKAFQGPEHLMVGSGEFQLINCTASCTDPKKLVLETHLNKTLLESQAQWKLFKVANISKDEKLLCSFTCGGRQETKVFNITVFYTRAPPLLNCFLLPTPAHFLRTPWSQGRVWAGGACLSSIPILSRPPFRFPADPPKQVLLTLWPTSVAAGTLFTIECRVPAVAPLEGLTVTLLRGTEILYNHTFVGTAPSPQDAMVSHNTTAHREDGHHNFSCEAQMDLRSHGGGVVHRVSDPQRLEVKEPEPNTQMVIIIAVLIVLLLVFVTFVFLCFVFSQKWHRGRTGYYAVHDHWRRLIGSHRAQTL; encoded by the exons ATGTCCCCTTTTGGTGGCTGGGGAATGCTCACAGCCTTTCTTGTCCTGCTCTGCTGCCGAG GGTCTGGTGTGAAGGCGTTCCAGGGGCCAGAGCATCTGATGGTGGGGTCTGGAGAGTTTCAGTTGATTAATTGTACTGCCAGTTGCACGGACCCCAAGAAACTTGTTCTGGAGACGCACCTAAACAAGACTCTCCTGGAGAGCCAGGCTCAGTGGAAGCTATTCAAGGTCGCCAACATCTCCAAGGATGAGAAGCTCCTGTGCAGTTTCACCTGCGGCGGCAGGCAGGAGACGAAAGTTTTCAACATCACCGTGTTCT ACACCAGGGCACCTCCTCTATTGaactgcttcctcctgcccaccccagcccactTCCTGAGGACACCGTGGTCACAGGGGAGGGTCTGGGCCGGTGGGGCCTGCCTGAGCAGCATCCCCATCCTGAGCAGACCTCCCTTCCGCTTTCCTGCAGACCCTCCAAAGCAAGTCCTCCTGACACTGTGGCCCACCTCAGTGGCCGCAGGGACACTGTTCACCATCGAGTGCAGGGTCCCCGCCGTGGCGCCCCTCGAAGGCCTCACTGTCACCCTGCTCCGTGGTACTGAGATCTTGTACAATCACACCTTTGTGGGGACAGCACCTTCCCCCCAAGATGCCATGGTCAGCCATAACACCACAGCTCACAGGGAAGACGGCCACCATAACTTCTCGTGCGAGGCCCAGATGGACCTGCGCTCTCACGGCGGTGGCGTCGTCCACAGAGTCTCAGATCCCCAGAGGCTTGAAGTCAAAG AGCCCGAGCCCAACACCCAGATGGTGATCATCATCGCGGTCCTGATAGTGCTGCTGCTCGTGTTTGTGACATTCGTCTTCCTGTGCTTTGTCTTCAGCCAGAAGTGGCACCGGGGGCGGACAGGTTATTACGCAGTGCATGACCATTGGAGAAGGCTGATAGGGAGCCACCGGGCACAGACCCTGTGA
- the LOC114116836 gene encoding intercellular adhesion molecule 2 isoform X2 produces MSPFGGWGMLTAFLVLLCCRGSGVKAFQGPEHLMVGSGEFQLINCTASCTDPKKLVLETHLNKTLLESQAQWKLFKVANISKDEKLLCSFTCGGRQETKVFNITVFYPPKQVLLTLWPTSVAAGTLFTIECRVPAVAPLEGLTVTLLRGTEILYNHTFVGTAPSPQDAMVSHNTTAHREDGHHNFSCEAQMDLRSHGGGVVHRVSDPQRLEVKEPEPNTQMVIIIAVLIVLLLVFVTFVFLCFVFSQKWHRGRTGYYAVHDHWRRLIGSHRAQTL; encoded by the exons ATGTCCCCTTTTGGTGGCTGGGGAATGCTCACAGCCTTTCTTGTCCTGCTCTGCTGCCGAG GGTCTGGTGTGAAGGCGTTCCAGGGGCCAGAGCATCTGATGGTGGGGTCTGGAGAGTTTCAGTTGATTAATTGTACTGCCAGTTGCACGGACCCCAAGAAACTTGTTCTGGAGACGCACCTAAACAAGACTCTCCTGGAGAGCCAGGCTCAGTGGAAGCTATTCAAGGTCGCCAACATCTCCAAGGATGAGAAGCTCCTGTGCAGTTTCACCTGCGGCGGCAGGCAGGAGACGAAAGTTTTCAACATCACCGTGTTCT ACCCTCCAAAGCAAGTCCTCCTGACACTGTGGCCCACCTCAGTGGCCGCAGGGACACTGTTCACCATCGAGTGCAGGGTCCCCGCCGTGGCGCCCCTCGAAGGCCTCACTGTCACCCTGCTCCGTGGTACTGAGATCTTGTACAATCACACCTTTGTGGGGACAGCACCTTCCCCCCAAGATGCCATGGTCAGCCATAACACCACAGCTCACAGGGAAGACGGCCACCATAACTTCTCGTGCGAGGCCCAGATGGACCTGCGCTCTCACGGCGGTGGCGTCGTCCACAGAGTCTCAGATCCCCAGAGGCTTGAAGTCAAAG AGCCCGAGCCCAACACCCAGATGGTGATCATCATCGCGGTCCTGATAGTGCTGCTGCTCGTGTTTGTGACATTCGTCTTCCTGTGCTTTGTCTTCAGCCAGAAGTGGCACCGGGGGCGGACAGGTTATTACGCAGTGCATGACCATTGGAGAAGGCTGATAGGGAGCCACCGGGCACAGACCCTGTGA